The Kribbella sp. HUAS MG21 genome includes the window CTGGGTCACCGACCAGTACGACCGCTACGTGCTCGGCAACTCGGTGCTCGCGCAGCCCGAGGACAGCGGCATGATCCGGGTCGACGAGACCAGCGGCCTCGGCGTCGCGGTGTCCACCGACTGCAACGGCCGGTTCGCCAAGCTCGACCCGTACACCGGCGCGAAGCTCGCGCTCGCGGAGTCGTACCGGAACGTCGCGACCACGGGTGCGCGGCCGGTCGCGGTCACCGACTGCCTGAACTTCGGCTCGCCCGAGGACCCGGCGGTGATGTGGCAGTTCGCCGAGGCGATCCGCGGCCTGGTCGACGGCTGCAAGGAGCTCGGCATCCCGGTCACCGGCGGCAACGTGTCGTTCTACAACCAGACCGGCGAGACGCCGATCCTGCCGACGCCGGTCGTCGGTGTGCTGGGCGTCATCGACGACGTGACCCGCCGGACGCCGATCGGGTTCACGGCCGAGATGGAGGGCCACCAGCTGTACCTGCTCGGCGAGACCGCGGAGGAGCTGTCCGGGTCCGAGTGGGCGCACGTCGTCCACGGCCACCTCGGCGGGCGCCCGCCGGCGGTCGACCTGGCCGCCGAGCAGCAGCTGGCCGACATCCTGATCAACGCGTCGCGCGACGGCCTGATCGACGCCGCGCACGACGTCAGCGACGGCGGCGTCGCGCAGACGCTGGTCGAGTCGGCGCTGCGCGGCGGCGTCGGTGCGCGGGTGTGGGCGCCGGACGGTCTCGACCCGTTCGTGTTCCTGTTCGCGGAGTCGGCCGGCCGCGCGGTGGTCGCCGTACCGCGGACGGAGGAGGTGCGGTTCACCGACATGTGCACCGCCCGCCGGTTCCCGCACGCGAAGATCGGCGTCGTCACCGGCGACACCCTCGACGTCCAGGACCAGTTCGAGGTCCCGCTGACCGAACTGCGCACCGCCTGGACGGCCACGCTGCCGTCCGTCCTCAACTGATCGTCCACTGGGGTCCCGGGCGCTGACCGCGCCCGGGGTCACCTTGCTGATCCCGGTGATGTCAGCCGACCAGCGCCACTCGCTCGGTCGCCACCGTGAGGACCTTCGCGAGGCCGGCCTTGTCCTGCGGGCGTCCGGCGACGGTGAGCTCGAGGTAGGCCCGGCGGCCGCTCTCGTAGGTGTCGACGAAGCGCGTGGTGACAAGGCGCTTGCCGCGGGAACCATCGCGGTAGGTGTAGGTGATCTCGGTGTAGGCGACCCGCGGCGCGTCCCAGCCGACCTTCGATGCCGTGGTGCCGTTGGTCCGGGATACCAGCCGGAAGCCGGTGACGCCGTGCAGGGCGCGCACCCGCTGGTCGGCGGCGCGGCTCGTGCTGACCTTGCCGCCGAGGCCGCCGTTGACACGGAGCAACCACACGCCTGAGCTGAACCGGGCGTGCGTCCGGCTGAGCTGCGTGAACTGCCACCCCTTCGGCGCGTGGACGGCGACGTTGCAGTGGCTGCCCTGGCCCCAGCAGTTGTAGCCGAACTGCAGCCCGGCCGGCTTCAGCGCGGGCTTCGCCTGCGTGGCGACAACCGCGGCGCGGGCCGGTACGGCGGCATCGCTCGGCGCGATCCCGAGAAGCAGCCCCGCGGCGCCGACGATCGCGGTGCCGGCCAGGACACGAGCGGCAAGCTTCTTCTTCATGGTGCGTTTCCTCCGTGCTCAAGGGGCTCCGTTCGGCCCGTCGAGATCAGAGATGGCTTGGTCCTGCGACAGGGTTGAGTGCCGGAAATGTGAGCAGCGTCTCCGCGCCGGCCGGCAACAAGCACCACCGGCGAAGCGTCAGAAGACGGCTTTCGGGCGGTCTGGCACACTCGAAGGACCGAGGGTGAGGTGAGGCGGAATGGCGGAGCGGCGGCCGATGAAGGCGTCCGATCTGATGGGGCTGGCGGCCGCGGCCGGGCAGGAGGCGCGGGAGGTCGCGGCCCGGCGGCGGATGGCGACGATCCGGCTGACCGAGGAGGAGCGGCACGCCTGCACCGACGACCTGGCCGAGCAGTTCGCGATCGGGCGGCTCGACGAGGACGAGCTGCACCGCCGTGTCGACCTGCTCAACGACGCCGTCACTCACGGCGATCTGCAGCCGGTGTTCGCCGGCCTGCCCGCCCCGTCGCTGTACAAGCCGGCGCCGCGCAAGCGCGGTCGCTGGCGGTGGGCGGCGTTCGTCGGCGCGGTGTGGATGGCGCTGCCGTTCGCGCTGACCGGACTGGTGTTCCTGGTCTTCGGCCGGGAGATCGCCGCGGCGATCTTCGGCCTGCCCGCGCTGGCCTGGGTGTTCTTCGCCTACCGCTGGGCATCCCGCCCGGGCCGCGAGGAACGCAAGCAGTCAGGTGCCTAGCGTCGACTCCCGCGGAATCAGTTGGGCGGGCAGCTCGAGTACGCCGTGATGCTCCTTGCCGTCGATCGCTTCGAGCAGCAAGGTGGCGGCGCGGCGGCCGAGCTCCTCGAGCCGGAGGTCGACGGTGGTGAGTGGCGGCCGGCTGGCCAGCGCCATCACCAGCCAGTTGTCGTAGCCGGTGACGGCGATCTCGTCGGGCACCGGGCGACCCAGCTCGCGGAGCCGTTCGCAGACGCCGCGGGCGATCTGGTCGCTGCCACAGCTGATCGCGTCCGGGTTCTGCCGCAGTACCAGGTCGGTGGCCTGGCGTCCCCACTGCTCGCTCCACTCGCCGAACAGGGGCTCGGTGCAGAGCGCGTCCCCGGCGGTGCTGACGACGGACTCGGCGCGTTGAACGGCTGAGCGGTGGTGGGACGGGCCGGTGATGTGCGCGATCCGGCTCCGGCCGAGGTTGAGCAGGTGGGTGACCGTCGCGGCGGCGCCAGCGGTGTCGTCGATGACGACGGAGGCGTCTGCGGGATCGGTGGAGGGGGCCAGCGCGTAGACGACGGGCAGCGGGACGTTGATCGGCCGCCGCGGCTCGGTACGGCGGCCCGTGACGACGATGCCGTCCACGTTGCGCGCGACCAGCGACCGCAGGTACGTCTGCTCGCGCAGCGGGTCGTCGCGGGTGTCGCACAGGACGGTCGCGAGTTCGCCGGCGCTGAGCACGTCCTCGACGCCGCGCATGATCGGGATGCTGAACCGGCCCGAGCTGTCGGTGGTCAGCAGCGCGACCGTGAACGTCCGCCCGGACGAGAGCGCGCGGCCGCGGGCGTCCGGCATGAACCCGAGCTGCGCGGCGGCGCGCCGCACCCGCTCCCGGGTCTCCGGGCTCAGCTGGCCGGTGTTGTTGAGCGCCTTCGACGCGGTGCCGGCGGACACCCCAGCGAGCGCGGCGACGTCCGCCATCCGCACGGCTGCCCTCTTCATCGTGTTTCCTCCCGGTGTCGCGCCGAAGCCTAGCAGGAGCACCGGCAGGACCCGGCTGACCTGCGCTTCGATCTTGACCGAGGCGGGGTCGAGTCCTACGTTGTCAATGACGGAAAACGTGTGCCGTCTTTCCGTCGGTGTGATGTCCGCCCCCGTCACCCGAAAGGCCTGCCCATGCCCGCACCGACCCCCGAAGGAATGCCCCGACGTGACTTCCTTGGTGTCTCCCTGGCCGCGGCGGCGGCCGTGACCGCGATCGATCCGGCCCAGGCCGAGGCCGCTCCCACCTCCTCCGGACCGCCCGCTGGGCGTGGCGGTCATTATGTCCCGCAGCGGGCGCCGCTGCGGGCGGTTCCGTTCCAGAAACTCCCACCGGGCGCGATCGAGCCGCGCGGCTGGCTCGCGCAGCAGCTCGAGTTGCAGGTCAACGGCCTCTGCGGCCGGTACGACGAGATCTCCGACTTCCTGGTCTACGCCACCAACGGCTGGGTCGACCCGGCGCAGGGTGCCTGGGAGGAGCTGCCGTACTGGCTCCGCGGCTTCGGCGACCTCGGCTACGTCACCGGCGACGCCGGTGTGCTGGCCAGGACGCAGCAGTGGATGGAGGGCATCCTCGCCACCCAGGCGGCTGACGGCTGGTTCGGTCCGGAGCGGCTTCGGACGTCGCTGGAGAACGGCCCGGACTTCTGGCCGGGCATGCCGCTGCTGGCGGCGTTCCGGTCCTGGTACGAGTACTCCGGCGACGAGCGGGTGCTGCCGTTCATGACGAAGTACCTGCAGTTCCAGAACACGCAGCCGCCGGAGGTGTTCAACCGCTCGTGGGGAGCGTTCCGCTGGGGCGACAACATCGACAGTGCGTACTGGCTCTACAACCGCACCGGTGAGTCGTGGCTGCTCGACCTGGTGACGAAGATGCACAGCGGGTCCGCTGACTACGTCAACGGCATCCCCACCTGGCACAACGTCAACATCGCCCAGGGCTTCCGGGAGCCGTTGCAGTACTGGCTGCTGTCCGGCGACGAGCAGCATCGCGCGGCGACGTACCGGAACTATGCGACGGTCATGGGCCTCTACGGGCAGTTCCCCGGCGGCGGGTTCGCCGGCGACGAGAACTCGCGGCCAGGGTTCGGGGATCCGCGGCAGGGGTTCGAGACGTGCGGGATCGTCGAGCTGATGCACAGCTGCGAGATGCTCACCCGCTTCACCGGAGACGTCGCCTGGACGGACAGGTGCGAAGAGCTCGCGTTCAACTCGCTGCCGGCGTCGTACGACCCCCAGCAGCAGGTGATGCACTACATCACCTGCGCCAACAGCGTGCAGCTCGACGACCAGCGGAAGCACGGTCAGTTCCAGAACCCGTTTGCGATGGGGGCTTACAAGTACGGCGTACATCAGTACAGGTGCTGTCCGCACAACTACGGCATGGGCTGGCCGTACTACGTGCAGGAGCTCTGGCTGGCCACCACCGACAACGGGCTGGCCGCGTCGATGTACGCCGCCAGCAAGGTGACGGCCACGGTCGGACCCGGTTCTGGCGAGACGGTCACGGTGGTGCAAGACACCGACTACCCCTTCTCGGACCGGATCACCTTCACGGTGCAAACGCGGCGACCGGTCCGTTTCCCCTTCTATCTAAGGCGTCCGGGCTGGACGAGTGACGCGGCAGTGAAGGTCAACGGCCTGCAGGAACGCGTGTCCGGCGACTGGATGAAGCTGGACCGCGTCTGGCACGCAGGCGATCGCGTGGAGCTGACCCTACCGATGCGCACCACCACAAGGGTCTGGGAGAACAACCAGAACGCGGTGTCCGTCGACCGCGGTCCGCTGACCTACTCACTGGCGATCGACGAACGTTACGAACGCATCGGCGGTACCGAGGAGTGGCCGGAGCTGGCCGTCTACCCGGAGTCGAACTGGAACTACGGTCTCGTCGCAGGCGCGTCGTTCGACCTCGTACGACGCGACGGTGGCGGCAACCCGTTCACGCACGAGGGCGTGCCGCTCGCACTGACCACACAGGCCCGGCGGATCCCGCAGTGGGAGACGGACACCGAGGACGTCGTCGGACTGCTGCAGCCAGGCCCTGTGACGTCGGACGAGCCCGTGGAGACCGTGACCCTCATCCCGATGGGTGCGGCCCGGCTGCGCATCACCTCGTTCCCACAGGTCGCCCCACCCGGCCAGGAGTGGAGCTACCGCACCAGGATCACCGCATCGCACGTGAACGACGGCGACTCGCTCGAGGCACCCGACTCCGGTCGTACGCCGGAATCCTCCGCGGACACGTCGATTCCGCGCTTCACGTGGTGGGACCGGCGGGGGACGACGGAGTGGATCCAGTACGACCTGCGCTCCGTGCGCGAGCTCTCGGAGGTGTCGGCGTACTGGTTCGACGACACCGGCTTCGGCCAGTGCCGGGTGCCGCAGTCGTGGCGGGTCCTGTGGCTGGACGGTGAGACGTGGCGGCCGGTCGAGAACACCACGCTGTACGACGTAGCGCTCGACCGGGCCAACACGACCACCTTCACACCAGTGCGGACGCAGTACGTCCGGGTGGAGGCCGTACTGCGTCCCACGTTCTCTGGTGGCTTGCTGCAGCTGAGCTTTACTTAGCGGGCGTCGCGTCGACGTACAGGGTGACTTCGCCTTCCGCGAAGGTCTGCGCGCTGTGGACGTACCAGGTGCCAGGAGGTGTCTGCTCCGGCTCCTGGTACGTCGGCCCCTTGTCGAGGCGGTAGTCGACCTTGCCGACGCCACGCGCGCGGACCAGCGGCAGGACCTGGTCGACGGTCTTGTTCTTGACCGTGAGACCAGCAAGCACCTCGCCCTCGTCGGTCGCCGACGAGGAGGTGTGCACGTACAGCTCGCCGGGCTTCGCGGCGCGGCCGAACTGCACGTCACTCTTGCCGTCGTAGTTCTTCGGCAGCTCGAGGCCCTCCTGGCAGCCGGGGTCCGCGGCGGTCAGGGTGCCGTTGCACTGCTCGCCGGGCTCCAGCAGGCGGAGCTGGTTCATGTCCTTCTCGTTGCGGCCGCTGAAGCTGACCATCCGGCCGACCCACGGTGCACTGACCGGGACCGCCATGACCGTTACGTCGAGGCCCATCTTCTTGAACTCGGCGTTGTAGCGCGCCGGGTCCGCGTTCGGGTCGACGACGCGGACGACCAGCTTGTCGCCGCGCTCGGTGAACGACAGGGCCTGCGGCTGGTCCTGGTGCGGGCGGTTGACCACGGTCGCGGCAACCACGCCGGCGATCAGCAGCGTGCAGGCAGCGACCAGCGCGAGCCGGCGCGGCTGCCGGCGGTGCAGGGTCACAACAGGGGCAGCCGCGGTGTCGGCGGTGGTCACAGCCTCGGACAGCTCGGCCCAGGCGTCGTCGGAGACCTGGTCGGTGGTCCGGTGCGGGTTCAGGCCGCGCACGGTGGCGTCGATGTCAGGCGTCTTCATGGTGTACCTCTTCGTTCAGCGCGACCAGGGAGCGGTTCGCGAGCGGGGCGGTCATCAACTTGGCGAACCGCTTCCGGGCGCGGTGCAGCCGGATCCGTACGGCGTTGCGGGAGATGCCGAGCACCGTCGCGATCTGCGTGGTGTCGAGGTCCTCCCAGGCGACCAGCGACAGCAGCTCCCGGTCCTGCTCCGGCAGCGCCCGGAACGCGCGTGCCGCGGGGGTGTCGTCCAGCTGCGGCCGCACGTCCGGTGCGGTGTCGCTGAGCTCGCTGAGCAGCTTGGTCGCCAGCGCGTGCCGACGGCCCTCACCGCGGCGGTGGTTGGCCAGCACCCGGCGCGCGACGCCGTACAGCCAGGGCCTGGTCTGCGGGTCGAGCGGTATGTCGTCCAGCCGGCGCCAGGCCACCAGGAACGTGTCGGCGAGCAGGTCGGCGGCGTCGTGGCCGCTGTCGGTCCGGCGGCGCAGGTACCCGAGCACGGCCTCCCGGTGTGCCGCGAAGACCTGTTCGAACCGCTCCCGGCGCGCGTCTGGTGGCGGGTCGTGCACGACTCCCTCACTCACCGGCCCGGTGCGAGCCTCCATCGGTATCAGCGTCATACCCGGTACATGTCCGGCACTGCCCGCACCCATTTCACCCGCTCGAGATTGCAGCTTCCTGCAGCTTTCCGTGTGGGTTCGATGACCGCGCGTACTGCGAGAATGTCCTCCAGTCGGAGGGGGGAACCTGTGGCGAACGATCCCGCGCTGGAGCACGCGCTCCTGGAGCACCTGCGGTTCGCACCGTTGAGCCGGGCGGAGCTGGCCCGCCGTACCGGAGTGAGCGAGGAGCGAGTCCAGGCCGCCTTGAAGGACCTGGTCACGGGCACGTTCGTCGCCCGCCGGCCGCAGGACGACGGGCCGGCCGACTACGAGCTGACCGAGGCGGGCGCCGGCCGCCTGGACCTGATGGAGGAGCTGCAGCGGTCGCCGCTGAAGGTGATGGCGAAGGTGTTCGGCGCACTGGTCGTCCAGGTCGTCCGGCCCGAGAAAGCGCCGACGCCGCTGCCCGGCACACAGGCTCCCAACTGGGGGACGCTCCTCTTCATCCTGCTGCCCGTGGTTGCCGTGATCGCGGTCATCCTGGGCAACGTGGTGAACTCAGGCGCAAGCCTCGGCACAGTGGCCCTCTTCCTGCTCCTGGTCGCCGCGAAGTTCGCCTGGGCCTTCCGCGGAAGGCGGTTCCGGAAATGAACCCACGGCTGCACGTGTCAACACCCGCGTCGGCGTACCGCGAATGGCGGCGGAAGCCGTGAACTAGCCTGTGGGCGTGGAAGCTGTGTTGCGGTTGGCGGTGGCGGCGGACGGGCCTGCCGTGGCCGCGTTGGCCCGGGACGCTGTGCTGACGCAGTTCCCGGCGTACTACGACGCACAGCAGACGGCGAGCGCCGCCGAGCACATCACCGCGCTGGACACCGCACTGATCGACGACGGTACCTACTACGTGCTCGAGGCCGGCGGAGAGGTCGTCGCCTGCGGCGGCTGGAGCCGGCGGAACAAGCTGTTCAACGCCAGCACGGCAGGCGCCGACGAGCGGCTGCTGGACCCGGCCACCGAACCGGCCCGGATCCGGGCGATGTTCGTCCGCGCGGACTGGACCCGGCGCGGGCTCGGCCGGGCGATCCTGACCGCCTGTACCGAGGCCGCCCGCGCGGAGGGGTTCACCAGGCTCGCGCTGATGTCGACGTTGCCCGGCGTACCGCTCTACAAGGCCTTCGGCTTCACCGAGGTGGAGTCCGCGCAGCTACCGATGCCCGACGGCACCCTGCTCGCCGGCGTCGCGATGGAACGACCGATAGAGGAGACGGCATGACCGCAGGTACCACCGCCACCGCACCCGACGGGACCGAGGTCGTACTCGGCGAGATCGGGACCCGCGTGCTGCTGAAGAACTCGCGCGTCCGCGTCTGGGAGGTGTCACTGCAGCCGGGGGAGGCGCAGGGCTGGCACCTGCACCACAACCCGTACGTCGTCCTGTGCCTGTCGACGTCGCCCTGCCACATGGACTGGCTGGACGGCAGCCCCGCACGCCACCTGAGCGAGACCGTCGGCGGCTCGGTCTACCGCCCGGTGTCGCCGGTACACATGCTCACGAACGACGGCGACGCGCTGTACCTCAACCGCCTGATCGAGGTGCTCGACCTGGGCGAGGAGGCGTCCGGCGACCCGTACTTCGCGGTCTCGGGCATCCCGGCGGAATCCGGCTTCGAACAGGCCGGCGAGATCCCGACGAAGGTAGTGCTCGACGAGGACGACGTACGCGTGCAGCACGTGACGCCGGAGGCAGGCGAGTCGTACACCTGGCACACCGGCGCCTACCCGGCCCTGGTGGTCGACCTGGACCTGGAGCACTCGGACGTCACCTACCTCGA containing:
- a CDS encoding DUF1707 domain-containing protein, translated to MAERRPMKASDLMGLAAAAGQEAREVAARRRMATIRLTEEERHACTDDLAEQFAIGRLDEDELHRRVDLLNDAVTHGDLQPVFAGLPAPSLYKPAPRKRGRWRWAAFVGAVWMALPFALTGLVFLVFGREIAAAIFGLPALAWVFFAYRWASRPGREERKQSGA
- a CDS encoding LacI family DNA-binding transcriptional regulator, giving the protein MKRAAVRMADVAALAGVSAGTASKALNNTGQLSPETRERVRRAAAQLGFMPDARGRALSSGRTFTVALLTTDSSGRFSIPIMRGVEDVLSAGELATVLCDTRDDPLREQTYLRSLVARNVDGIVVTGRRTEPRRPINVPLPVVYALAPSTDPADASVVIDDTAGAAATVTHLLNLGRSRIAHITGPSHHRSAVQRAESVVSTAGDALCTEPLFGEWSEQWGRQATDLVLRQNPDAISCGSDQIARGVCERLRELGRPVPDEIAVTGYDNWLVMALASRPPLTTVDLRLEELGRRAATLLLEAIDGKEHHGVLELPAQLIPRESTLGT
- a CDS encoding beta-L-arabinofuranosidase domain-containing protein, encoding MPAPTPEGMPRRDFLGVSLAAAAAVTAIDPAQAEAAPTSSGPPAGRGGHYVPQRAPLRAVPFQKLPPGAIEPRGWLAQQLELQVNGLCGRYDEISDFLVYATNGWVDPAQGAWEELPYWLRGFGDLGYVTGDAGVLARTQQWMEGILATQAADGWFGPERLRTSLENGPDFWPGMPLLAAFRSWYEYSGDERVLPFMTKYLQFQNTQPPEVFNRSWGAFRWGDNIDSAYWLYNRTGESWLLDLVTKMHSGSADYVNGIPTWHNVNIAQGFREPLQYWLLSGDEQHRAATYRNYATVMGLYGQFPGGGFAGDENSRPGFGDPRQGFETCGIVELMHSCEMLTRFTGDVAWTDRCEELAFNSLPASYDPQQQVMHYITCANSVQLDDQRKHGQFQNPFAMGAYKYGVHQYRCCPHNYGMGWPYYVQELWLATTDNGLAASMYAASKVTATVGPGSGETVTVVQDTDYPFSDRITFTVQTRRPVRFPFYLRRPGWTSDAAVKVNGLQERVSGDWMKLDRVWHAGDRVELTLPMRTTTRVWENNQNAVSVDRGPLTYSLAIDERYERIGGTEEWPELAVYPESNWNYGLVAGASFDLVRRDGGGNPFTHEGVPLALTTQARRIPQWETDTEDVVGLLQPGPVTSDEPVETVTLIPMGAARLRITSFPQVAPPGQEWSYRTRITASHVNDGDSLEAPDSGRTPESSADTSIPRFTWWDRRGTTEWIQYDLRSVRELSEVSAYWFDDTGFGQCRVPQSWRVLWLDGETWRPVENTTLYDVALDRANTTTFTPVRTQYVRVEAVLRPTFSGGLLQLSFT
- a CDS encoding sigma-70 family RNA polymerase sigma factor yields the protein MEARTGPVSEGVVHDPPPDARRERFEQVFAAHREAVLGYLRRRTDSGHDAADLLADTFLVAWRRLDDIPLDPQTRPWLYGVARRVLANHRRGEGRRHALATKLLSELSDTAPDVRPQLDDTPAARAFRALPEQDRELLSLVAWEDLDTTQIATVLGISRNAVRIRLHRARKRFAKLMTAPLANRSLVALNEEVHHEDA
- a CDS encoding GNAT family N-acetyltransferase; its protein translation is MEAVLRLAVAADGPAVAALARDAVLTQFPAYYDAQQTASAAEHITALDTALIDDGTYYVLEAGGEVVACGGWSRRNKLFNASTAGADERLLDPATEPARIRAMFVRADWTRRGLGRAILTACTEAARAEGFTRLALMSTLPGVPLYKAFGFTEVESAQLPMPDGTLLAGVAMERPIEETA